In one window of Arthrobacter pascens DNA:
- a CDS encoding sugar phosphate isomerase/epimerase family protein: MSRPFTLFTGQWADLPFEEVARLASGWGYDGLEIAVSGDHLDAWRWEEPGYVDSKLAVLEKYNLKVWAISNHLKGQAVCDDPIDFRHEAIVGSKVWGDGDPEGVRTRAAEEMKHTARLAKALGVDTVVGFTGSSIWQYVAMFPPVPEKVIDAGYQDFADRWNPILDVFDDCGVRFAHEVHPSEIAYDYWTTVRTLEAIGHREAFGLNWDPSHFMWQGIDPVSFIWDFKDRIYHVDCKDTKLRFTGRNTVMGSHLPWGDPRRGWDFVSAGRGDVPWESSFRALTAIGYTGPISVEWEDAGMDRLHGAPEALAALKKYDYPASQTSFDAAFSTKD; this comes from the coding sequence ATGTCCCGCCCGTTTACCCTGTTCACCGGCCAGTGGGCCGACCTCCCCTTCGAGGAAGTCGCCAGGCTGGCGTCCGGCTGGGGCTATGACGGCCTAGAAATCGCCGTCTCCGGAGACCACCTGGACGCCTGGCGCTGGGAGGAACCCGGCTACGTCGACTCCAAACTCGCCGTACTGGAGAAATACAACCTCAAGGTCTGGGCCATCTCCAACCACCTCAAGGGCCAGGCCGTCTGCGATGACCCCATCGACTTCCGCCACGAAGCCATCGTCGGATCCAAAGTCTGGGGCGACGGAGACCCCGAAGGCGTCCGGACCCGTGCCGCAGAGGAAATGAAACACACCGCCCGCCTCGCCAAAGCCCTGGGCGTGGACACCGTCGTCGGGTTCACCGGCTCCTCCATCTGGCAGTACGTCGCGATGTTCCCGCCCGTCCCGGAAAAAGTCATCGACGCCGGCTACCAGGACTTCGCGGACCGCTGGAACCCGATCCTGGACGTCTTCGATGACTGCGGCGTCCGCTTCGCCCACGAAGTCCACCCCTCCGAAATCGCCTACGACTACTGGACCACCGTCCGCACCCTCGAAGCGATCGGGCACCGCGAAGCCTTCGGCCTGAACTGGGACCCCTCCCACTTCATGTGGCAGGGCATCGACCCCGTCTCCTTCATCTGGGACTTCAAGGACCGGATCTACCACGTGGACTGCAAGGACACCAAGCTCCGGTTCACCGGCCGGAACACCGTGATGGGCTCCCACCTGCCCTGGGGCGATCCCCGGCGCGGCTGGGACTTCGTCTCCGCCGGGCGCGGTGACGTCCCCTGGGAATCCTCCTTCCGCGCCCTTACCGCCATCGGCTACACCGGACCCATCTCCGTTGAATGGGAAGACGCCGGCATGGACCGCCTCCACGGCGCCCCCGAAGCCCTCGCCGCCCTCAAAAAGTACGACTACCCGGCCTCGCAAACCTCCTTCGACGCCGCCTTCAGCACCAAGGACTAG
- a CDS encoding Gfo/Idh/MocA family protein, which yields MSAEPNPQLEQTRPLGVAMIGYAFMGKVHSNAWRNVGSFFTVPAFEQKVLVGRDAAQVAAAASTYGWSEWTTDWREVISREDIDVVDISAPGWMHAEIAIAALEAGKHVLVEKPLANTLAEAEAMVEAARAARGKGVQSMVGFNYRRVPALALARELIAEGRLGTIRHVRAAYLQDWLSDAESPMTWRLRKDAAGSGALGDIASHAIDQIGYLTGQTVLEASGVLRTFVTQRPGPSGLEDVTVDDAAWATFWLTGDMGASVEASRVATGQKNSLQIEVYGTGGALTFNLENLNELNFLDATAPVREQGFRRILVNEPEHPYLEAWWPQGHIIGWEHTFTHQIRDFLLAINSGEEPSPSFEEGLQVQRVLAAVEESANNKSTVIPVHQSVVAGSASQMQGA from the coding sequence ATGTCAGCAGAACCAAACCCCCAGCTGGAACAGACCCGTCCCCTCGGCGTGGCCATGATTGGGTACGCCTTCATGGGCAAGGTCCATTCGAATGCGTGGCGGAACGTGGGCAGCTTCTTCACCGTCCCGGCCTTCGAGCAAAAGGTCCTGGTGGGCCGGGACGCCGCCCAGGTCGCCGCTGCAGCGTCGACCTACGGCTGGAGCGAATGGACCACCGACTGGCGGGAAGTCATCAGCCGTGAGGACATCGACGTCGTCGACATCTCCGCGCCAGGGTGGATGCACGCCGAGATAGCCATTGCTGCGCTGGAGGCGGGCAAGCATGTCCTCGTGGAGAAACCCCTGGCCAATACCCTGGCCGAAGCCGAAGCAATGGTTGAAGCAGCCCGGGCCGCGCGTGGAAAAGGGGTTCAGTCCATGGTCGGATTCAACTACCGCCGCGTCCCGGCGCTGGCTTTGGCACGGGAACTGATCGCGGAAGGCCGCTTGGGCACCATCCGGCACGTTCGCGCCGCCTACCTGCAGGATTGGCTCTCCGACGCCGAATCGCCCATGACCTGGCGCCTTCGAAAAGACGCGGCAGGCTCCGGTGCACTGGGCGACATCGCCTCCCACGCCATTGACCAGATCGGCTACCTCACGGGGCAAACAGTTCTTGAAGCCTCGGGCGTCCTGCGGACCTTCGTGACACAGCGCCCGGGTCCGTCCGGGTTGGAGGACGTCACGGTGGATGATGCGGCGTGGGCGACCTTCTGGCTCACCGGAGACATGGGAGCCTCTGTCGAAGCGTCACGGGTAGCTACCGGCCAGAAGAACAGCCTCCAGATCGAGGTCTACGGCACCGGCGGAGCACTGACATTCAATCTGGAAAACCTGAATGAGCTGAACTTCCTTGACGCCACCGCCCCTGTCCGGGAGCAGGGATTCCGCCGGATCCTGGTCAACGAACCCGAGCACCCCTATCTGGAGGCCTGGTGGCCCCAGGGACACATCATCGGCTGGGAACACACGTTCACCCACCAGATCCGGGACTTCCTGCTGGCAATCAACTCAGGCGAGGAGCCGTCTCCATCGTTCGAAGAAGGACTCCAGGTGCAACGGGTCCTTGCCGCCGTCGAAGAGTCAGCCAACAACAAAAGCACCGTGATCCCCGTTCATCAATCCGTAGTGGCCGGTTCAGCGTCACAGATGCAAGGAGCCTGA
- a CDS encoding Gfo/Idh/MocA family protein: MSGVASGSGPVGVAVIGAGNISKQYLDNLTVFPDLKVHIIADLFEEAAQARAKEYGIPEFGGVDAALNHPDVEIIVNLTIPAAHVEVATAAVRAGKHVWTEKPFSLDRESGLGLLKAADAAGVRLGCAPDTFLGAGLQTARRIIERGDIGTPLTAMTTFQTPGPESWHPNPGFLFQYGAGPLFDMGPYYLTALVQTFGSVRRVAALGSKAKDVRVIGSGPKAGEEFTVDVPTHVSAMAQFDGGASSHSVFSFESPRERMGFVEITGTDATISLPDPNEFDGDVRIWRAGDGDWTTVPATGPADGRGLGVLDMARSLRAGVPHRATGDLAYHVLDTMVSISESIESRAFIDVESSAPASAALPEDWEPSARTL, encoded by the coding sequence ATGAGCGGCGTCGCAAGCGGCAGCGGGCCGGTCGGCGTCGCCGTTATCGGCGCCGGCAACATCAGCAAGCAGTACCTGGACAATTTGACCGTATTCCCTGATCTGAAGGTCCACATAATCGCGGACCTGTTCGAAGAAGCCGCGCAAGCACGGGCGAAGGAGTACGGCATTCCGGAGTTCGGCGGGGTTGACGCGGCGCTTAACCATCCCGACGTCGAAATCATTGTGAACCTGACCATCCCGGCCGCGCACGTGGAAGTGGCAACCGCAGCGGTCCGGGCGGGGAAGCACGTCTGGACCGAGAAGCCGTTTTCGCTGGACCGGGAGTCGGGGCTTGGTCTTCTGAAGGCTGCTGACGCGGCAGGTGTGCGGCTTGGTTGCGCCCCGGATACGTTCCTGGGCGCCGGGCTGCAGACGGCGCGGCGGATCATTGAGCGCGGTGATATCGGCACGCCGCTCACAGCCATGACGACGTTCCAGACACCCGGCCCGGAATCCTGGCACCCCAATCCTGGCTTCCTGTTCCAGTACGGCGCCGGCCCGCTGTTCGACATGGGCCCCTACTACCTGACGGCCCTCGTCCAGACCTTCGGGTCAGTCCGCAGGGTCGCGGCTCTTGGGTCCAAAGCGAAGGACGTGCGCGTGATCGGGTCGGGCCCGAAGGCAGGCGAGGAATTCACCGTCGACGTCCCCACGCACGTCTCCGCGATGGCACAGTTCGACGGCGGGGCATCCTCCCACAGTGTCTTCAGCTTCGAATCCCCGCGGGAACGCATGGGATTCGTGGAGATCACAGGGACGGACGCCACCATTTCCCTTCCTGATCCGAACGAATTCGACGGTGATGTCCGTATCTGGCGGGCTGGCGACGGGGACTGGACCACTGTTCCGGCCACCGGCCCTGCAGACGGCCGCGGTTTGGGCGTGCTGGACATGGCCCGGTCGCTTCGAGCAGGCGTTCCGCACCGCGCTACCGGCGACCTGGCGTACCACGTCCTGGACACCATGGTCTCGATCTCCGAATCCATCGAATCGCGCGCTTTCATAGATGTTGAAAGCTCCGCCCCGGCCTCCGCTGCACTCCCGGAGGACTGGGAACCGTCAGCCCGGACACTCTAG
- a CDS encoding sugar phosphate isomerase/epimerase family protein, whose product MSYSIQLFTLRNAMQDDLPGTIRKVAEIGFTQVEPYDFVATAKQLGAALAENGLSAPSGHAPLMSQDQDEIFEAAKELGIATVIDPFLPAEHWQKAEDIYATAEKLNAAAKKGTAYGIRVGYHNHQWELESMIEGQTALEYFAGLLDAEVVLEVDVYWAAVGGQDPEALLRRLGDRVKFIHIKDGPITADIKAQQPAGQGRIAVLDVIKAAGSLEVGVVEFDDYSGDIFDGIAESLRYLENAAVNAGELA is encoded by the coding sequence ATGTCATATTCAATTCAACTGTTCACCCTCCGCAACGCCATGCAGGACGACCTTCCCGGCACCATCCGCAAAGTCGCAGAAATCGGCTTCACCCAGGTTGAGCCCTACGACTTCGTGGCCACAGCCAAGCAGCTTGGCGCGGCCCTTGCCGAGAACGGTCTGTCAGCACCTTCCGGCCACGCCCCGCTGATGAGTCAGGATCAGGACGAAATCTTTGAGGCCGCCAAGGAATTGGGCATCGCTACGGTGATTGACCCCTTCCTGCCGGCAGAACACTGGCAAAAAGCCGAGGACATCTACGCCACGGCCGAAAAGCTCAACGCCGCGGCGAAGAAGGGCACCGCGTACGGCATCCGCGTGGGCTACCACAATCACCAGTGGGAACTGGAGTCGATGATCGAGGGCCAGACCGCCCTCGAGTACTTCGCCGGGCTGCTGGACGCGGAGGTTGTCCTGGAGGTGGACGTTTACTGGGCAGCAGTCGGAGGCCAGGATCCCGAAGCCCTCCTCCGGCGCCTCGGTGACCGGGTGAAGTTCATCCATATCAAGGACGGCCCGATAACTGCCGACATCAAAGCCCAGCAACCCGCAGGCCAGGGCCGCATCGCCGTCCTGGATGTCATTAAGGCCGCCGGGTCCCTTGAGGTGGGTGTCGTTGAGTTCGACGACTACTCAGGGGACATCTTCGACGGCATCGCGGAAAGCCTGCGCTACCTCGAGAATGCAGCAGTGAACGCAGGAGAGCTGGCATGA
- a CDS encoding carbohydrate ABC transporter permease — protein MTDTKTAPAAPARPAPRRAVTLRKQRSTIGKQAWVYGGLVLAGAATILPFVWMLLGSFKTQGELLRRPVTWWPQDPTLDNYVRWFTDLHIDRFFMNSLIVAVVTVLGNLLFCSMVGYALAKMDFAGKKVLFLLVMVTLMVPGVVTFVPLFVMVSKLGLVNTYPALILPFLVSPLGVFLMRQFMMGIPDSLIEAARIDGAGELRTFARIVMPLCGPPLATLGILTFLGSWNNFLWPLVAAQSEDKYTLPVALSLFSTGQNATDYGLLLAGSVLVIAPIVALFIALQRFFIQGVAATGIK, from the coding sequence ATGACCGATACAAAAACCGCTCCCGCGGCGCCGGCTCGCCCGGCACCCCGGCGGGCCGTCACACTCCGCAAGCAGCGCTCCACCATCGGAAAACAGGCTTGGGTTTACGGCGGCCTGGTTCTTGCCGGAGCCGCGACCATACTGCCCTTCGTCTGGATGCTGCTCGGATCCTTCAAAACCCAGGGAGAGCTCCTGCGCAGGCCCGTCACCTGGTGGCCGCAGGACCCCACCCTGGACAACTACGTGCGCTGGTTCACCGATCTGCACATCGACCGCTTCTTCATGAACAGCCTCATTGTTGCTGTCGTCACGGTCCTGGGGAACCTCCTGTTCTGTTCAATGGTGGGCTACGCCCTGGCCAAGATGGACTTCGCCGGCAAGAAGGTCCTGTTCCTGCTGGTGATGGTAACCCTCATGGTTCCCGGCGTCGTGACATTCGTTCCGCTCTTCGTGATGGTCAGCAAGCTGGGCCTGGTCAACACCTACCCGGCGCTGATCCTGCCGTTCCTGGTCTCGCCACTGGGCGTTTTCCTGATGAGGCAGTTCATGATGGGGATACCGGATTCCCTTATCGAGGCGGCCAGGATCGACGGAGCCGGCGAACTGCGGACCTTCGCTAGGATCGTTATGCCCCTTTGCGGGCCGCCGCTGGCAACACTGGGGATCCTCACTTTCCTCGGCTCCTGGAACAACTTCCTGTGGCCACTCGTGGCCGCCCAGAGCGAAGACAAATACACGCTGCCCGTCGCGTTGTCGCTGTTCTCCACCGGTCAGAACGCGACTGACTACGGCCTGCTGCTGGCCGGCTCGGTGCTGGTCATCGCCCCCATCGTGGCCCTGTTTATCGCCCTGCAACGCTTCTTCATCCAGGGAGTAGCCGCGACCGGCATCAAGTAA
- a CDS encoding carbohydrate ABC transporter permease: MATTTATGQNGRTPSAGLPRTPEYRSPASRRRRKTLVAWMFALPFALIFGLFMLMPLLSSFVMSFTDFTSKDVRNPFAVGFVGLDQFAALFGNQQFLHSMLNTGYFVIVGIPLTMAAGLALAVALNNGITRFRSAFRVGFYTPVVTSIVAIAVVWRFILQPDGLLNLILGWVGIAGPDWLNSTEWAMPAMILMAVWRNMGTLMIIFLAGLQNVPTEVLEAAEVDGANAWQRFFTVTLPILRPTLLLGAVLLSVGFLQFFEEPFVMTKGGPLDSTLSVSYFTFNQFGFGKYGLASAASYVLFIAIALLSLIQFRTLRSKD, translated from the coding sequence ATGGCCACCACAACGGCAACGGGGCAGAATGGCAGGACTCCGTCCGCTGGCCTGCCCCGGACGCCGGAATACCGCAGTCCTGCCTCCAGACGCCGCCGTAAAACCCTGGTCGCATGGATGTTCGCCCTGCCGTTCGCCCTCATTTTCGGGCTCTTCATGCTGATGCCTTTACTGTCTTCCTTTGTGATGTCCTTCACGGACTTCACCAGCAAGGATGTCCGGAACCCGTTCGCCGTGGGCTTCGTCGGCCTGGACCAGTTCGCCGCGCTCTTCGGCAACCAGCAGTTCCTTCACTCCATGCTCAACACCGGCTACTTCGTGATCGTCGGGATCCCGTTGACCATGGCAGCGGGACTGGCCCTGGCGGTGGCGCTGAACAACGGGATCACCCGATTCCGGAGCGCCTTCAGGGTCGGCTTCTACACGCCGGTGGTGACCAGCATCGTCGCCATCGCCGTTGTATGGCGGTTCATCCTGCAACCGGACGGGCTTCTGAACCTCATCCTCGGCTGGGTGGGCATCGCGGGGCCGGACTGGCTGAACAGCACCGAATGGGCGATGCCGGCGATGATTCTGATGGCTGTCTGGCGCAATATGGGCACCCTGATGATCATCTTCCTGGCCGGGCTGCAGAACGTCCCCACCGAGGTCCTGGAAGCGGCCGAGGTGGACGGCGCCAATGCCTGGCAACGGTTCTTCACGGTCACCCTCCCGATTCTGCGCCCCACCCTGCTTCTGGGCGCGGTCCTGCTATCGGTCGGGTTCCTGCAGTTCTTCGAGGAGCCGTTCGTGATGACCAAGGGCGGCCCCCTGGACTCCACGCTTTCGGTGAGTTACTTCACCTTCAACCAGTTCGGGTTCGGTAAGTATGGCCTGGCCTCGGCCGCCAGCTACGTGCTGTTCATAGCCATCGCCCTGCTGAGCCTGATCCAGTTCCGTACCCTCCGCTCCAAAGACTGA
- a CDS encoding sugar ABC transporter substrate-binding protein → MIQLNMGVRLRQVAALGLAAGLLLTGCGRDNAPTNTTETGKAIAGGAATGTINVWAQGGEATLLPELMKDFEAENPEVKVNVTAIPWDAAHNKYQTAIAGGTTPDLAQMGTTWMTDFSDAFDPKPAEIATSGFFPSSVKSTEVSGATLGVPWYVDTRVLYYRKDLAAKAGYPEFPTTWDGLTSMAKALKSQDGVKYPLQLPVSGADSFQGMLPFLWSNGAQFISKDNSKWTFDTPEIVDALKYYQSFFTEGLANKNPATGAGAGEAAFANGESPVMILGPSGLAQINKAGGPGFEDKYMVAPFPKKVSGTSFIGGSDLVVFKDAKNRDGAWKLAQWLSKPEIQIKWYKLSGSLPALQSAWKDPSLADDKKLAVFGEQLKDTNFPPTISTWTQVAAAADTQLEKIVKSGEDPAVAMKELQATADSIGTGK, encoded by the coding sequence ATGATCCAACTAAATATGGGTGTGCGTTTGAGGCAGGTTGCCGCACTCGGGCTTGCTGCCGGGCTGCTGCTGACCGGCTGCGGCCGGGACAATGCACCCACTAACACTACGGAGACCGGCAAGGCGATCGCGGGCGGTGCCGCTACCGGCACGATCAATGTGTGGGCACAGGGGGGCGAAGCGACGCTGCTTCCCGAGCTTATGAAGGATTTCGAGGCCGAGAACCCTGAGGTGAAGGTCAATGTCACGGCCATCCCCTGGGATGCCGCGCACAACAAGTACCAGACGGCCATCGCCGGAGGTACCACACCGGACCTCGCCCAGATGGGCACCACCTGGATGACCGATTTCAGCGATGCCTTCGATCCAAAGCCGGCCGAGATTGCTACCTCCGGGTTCTTCCCCAGCTCCGTCAAATCAACCGAGGTCAGCGGCGCCACACTAGGTGTGCCGTGGTACGTGGACACCCGGGTCCTCTACTACCGTAAGGACCTGGCCGCGAAGGCGGGATACCCGGAGTTCCCGACTACATGGGACGGCCTGACCTCCATGGCAAAGGCCCTGAAGTCACAGGACGGCGTGAAATACCCACTCCAGCTGCCGGTGTCCGGTGCCGATTCCTTCCAAGGGATGCTTCCGTTCCTGTGGTCAAACGGCGCACAGTTCATCAGCAAGGACAACTCGAAGTGGACCTTTGACACCCCTGAGATCGTGGACGCACTGAAGTACTACCAGAGCTTCTTCACGGAGGGGCTGGCCAACAAGAACCCCGCAACAGGGGCAGGCGCCGGCGAAGCGGCCTTTGCCAACGGCGAATCGCCGGTGATGATCCTGGGGCCGTCCGGCCTCGCCCAGATCAACAAGGCAGGCGGTCCCGGTTTCGAGGACAAGTACATGGTGGCGCCGTTCCCCAAGAAGGTCAGCGGAACCTCCTTCATCGGCGGTTCCGATCTGGTGGTCTTCAAGGACGCCAAGAACCGGGACGGAGCCTGGAAGCTCGCACAGTGGCTGTCCAAGCCGGAAATCCAGATCAAGTGGTACAAGCTGTCGGGGAGTCTCCCCGCTCTGCAGAGTGCATGGAAAGACCCCAGCCTGGCCGATGACAAGAAGCTCGCCGTCTTCGGGGAGCAGCTGAAGGACACCAACTTCCCGCCCACCATCTCCACCTGGACCCAGGTTGCGGCCGCCGCAGACACGCAGCTGGAAAAGATCGTCAAGTCCGGCGAGGACCCCGCGGTGGCGATGAAAGAGCTGCAGGCCACCGCCGATTCCATCGGTACCGGGAAGTAA
- a CDS encoding LacI family DNA-binding transcriptional regulator — translation MAVVKGPTVYDVAERAGVSIATVSFAFSQPHRVKDSTRNAVLDAARALGYVPSASARGLARGRTGALGLFSFDFLNFLPDAEGMKKDRAAAVVAPNDDCRLFPVWVDEVQRGVELESFSRGYALMIGGGNRASSERAVTDIAGRVDGLIIFPRTIPDEVTRRISARIPVLELSEPSHGDGLHHVTVDNASGMRQLMEHLIDVHQFRKFVFVSIPNVETEARYEAFNAVLRDHGLEVPPVVESRPGASGVTAELVTKLLGSGALPDCFVCANDEEALVVMETLKAAGVSVPDQVAVTGFDGVVAGRLVSPTLTTVRQPMELMGRTAVEILVDAISQPLAPLVERQLPVHLVVRESCGCAKT, via the coding sequence ATGGCAGTGGTCAAAGGTCCGACGGTTTATGACGTTGCGGAGCGGGCGGGGGTTTCGATTGCAACGGTTTCCTTTGCGTTCAGTCAGCCTCACCGGGTCAAAGATTCGACCCGGAATGCGGTCCTTGATGCTGCCCGCGCGCTTGGGTATGTCCCCAGCGCGAGTGCCCGGGGCCTGGCGAGGGGCCGTACAGGCGCCCTTGGGCTCTTCTCGTTCGACTTCCTGAATTTTCTGCCCGATGCCGAAGGGATGAAGAAAGACCGTGCCGCCGCGGTCGTGGCACCCAATGATGATTGCCGGTTGTTCCCGGTATGGGTCGACGAGGTTCAGCGGGGTGTGGAGCTGGAGAGTTTCAGCCGTGGCTATGCCCTGATGATCGGCGGTGGCAACAGGGCCAGCAGTGAGAGGGCCGTGACTGACATTGCCGGCCGCGTCGACGGCCTGATCATTTTTCCGCGGACCATTCCCGATGAGGTCACGCGACGGATCTCTGCCCGCATTCCTGTTCTTGAACTCTCTGAACCCTCGCACGGCGACGGGCTTCACCACGTTACGGTGGACAACGCCTCGGGCATGCGCCAGCTCATGGAACACCTGATAGACGTTCATCAGTTCCGGAAATTCGTCTTTGTCAGCATCCCCAATGTCGAGACCGAAGCAAGATACGAGGCTTTCAACGCTGTGCTGCGGGACCACGGTTTAGAGGTTCCGCCCGTGGTGGAGAGCAGGCCCGGCGCCAGCGGCGTAACCGCCGAGCTGGTCACGAAGCTCCTAGGTTCCGGTGCGCTTCCGGACTGTTTCGTTTGTGCCAATGATGAAGAAGCGCTGGTGGTGATGGAGACACTCAAGGCCGCCGGCGTCTCGGTCCCTGATCAGGTGGCAGTAACTGGTTTTGACGGCGTAGTCGCCGGCCGCCTGGTCAGCCCAACGCTGACCACGGTCCGCCAGCCGATGGAACTGATGGGTCGCACCGCCGTGGAAATCCTCGTGGACGCCATATCGCAACCCCTTGCCCCTCTGGTCGAAAGACAGTTGCCTGTGCACCTTGTGGTGCGTGAAAGCTGCGGCTGCGCGAAAACCTAA
- a CDS encoding AAA family ATPase has product MAASVILINGLPGSGKTTLSRLLGDELNIPVVSKDDIKEALADISRGQISSRRLGGISSETMWQLVSAIEGTVIVESWWYGPRDRGFVLEGLAHSGSPDVVELWCEIPSDVAWRRYLDRQRHEIHPTVPLCSDWEEWSANASPLGIGQTIGVDTSEAVDAATLVEQLPAFLSA; this is encoded by the coding sequence ATGGCTGCATCCGTGATCTTGATAAATGGTCTCCCAGGTTCCGGTAAGACCACCCTGAGCAGGCTCCTGGGCGACGAGCTGAACATACCTGTTGTCTCCAAGGACGACATCAAGGAAGCCCTGGCGGATATCAGCCGTGGGCAAATCAGCAGCAGAAGGCTGGGCGGGATTTCCTCTGAAACGATGTGGCAACTGGTCTCCGCGATTGAGGGTACGGTCATCGTCGAGTCCTGGTGGTACGGGCCGCGTGATCGTGGTTTTGTCCTTGAAGGGTTGGCCCATTCGGGTAGTCCTGATGTCGTTGAACTTTGGTGCGAAATTCCTTCCGACGTCGCATGGAGACGGTACTTGGATCGTCAAAGACATGAGATTCATCCGACAGTTCCCCTCTGCAGCGACTGGGAGGAATGGTCGGCGAATGCCAGCCCACTCGGGATAGGGCAGACGATTGGCGTGGATACATCGGAGGCGGTCGACGCAGCCACGCTCGTGGAGCAGCTGCCAGCTTTCTTGAGCGCTTAG
- a CDS encoding MFS transporter: MTYLTRTTDSVGTSISKESSSKFKRRFMVRLVAVFIGGMFLDGYILGIIGPVAGSMRSDLQLDALSLGMIAAGPLAGIFVGSPLAGWATDKFGRKPMFLVDMGLFLAVSAAQFFVTSGEGAVIQLAIIRFLMGVAIGGEYSIGGPLLSEFSPPKLRGRLLGLTLIAWYAGFMMAFIVGTLLHDAGTPWRLVLGTCAILAFALFIARLGLPESPSWLITKGRHEEALAIAHRYIESPQMHDSITGEMDLRMIQEAQAAKSGTKIKNASFGMLFSRQYWRATVFTAGFWFCAVTPYFAIATFADEVLNKFGFGGGWAGGVGLSALAVAGVVTSVLLIDKLGRRILTVPGQWLCAGILLVIGVWGNAPAILVLVLFLAFSYFNAGYTTMTQVYPAEVFPGHLRGVGTGFAAAFSRIGAALGTFALPWAIANIGLGATMVVAAAVALLGAVLSQWLAPETKGRTLAEISADFSH, translated from the coding sequence ATGACCTATCTGACCAGGACGACGGACTCCGTCGGCACCTCCATATCAAAAGAGAGCAGCTCCAAGTTCAAACGCCGCTTCATGGTGCGGCTTGTCGCTGTCTTCATCGGCGGGATGTTCCTCGACGGGTACATCCTCGGAATCATCGGCCCCGTCGCCGGATCCATGCGCTCAGATCTCCAGCTCGATGCACTATCTCTGGGCATGATCGCTGCAGGCCCGCTGGCTGGTATCTTCGTCGGCTCCCCACTGGCCGGCTGGGCTACTGACAAGTTCGGACGCAAGCCCATGTTCCTCGTGGACATGGGCCTGTTCCTGGCCGTCTCAGCGGCCCAGTTCTTCGTAACCTCCGGAGAGGGGGCCGTGATCCAGCTGGCCATCATCCGGTTCCTAATGGGCGTCGCGATCGGCGGCGAGTACTCAATCGGTGGACCATTGCTATCAGAGTTCTCCCCTCCAAAGCTCCGCGGGCGATTGCTCGGGCTGACCCTGATCGCTTGGTACGCCGGTTTCATGATGGCATTCATCGTCGGCACGCTCCTGCACGACGCCGGTACCCCATGGCGCCTCGTACTCGGCACCTGCGCGATACTCGCATTCGCCCTGTTCATTGCCCGCTTGGGCCTCCCTGAATCGCCGAGCTGGCTCATTACGAAGGGACGGCACGAGGAAGCACTCGCGATCGCACACCGATATATCGAATCGCCCCAGATGCACGACAGCATCACCGGAGAGATGGATCTGAGGATGATCCAGGAGGCCCAAGCCGCGAAGAGTGGGACCAAAATCAAGAACGCCTCCTTCGGAATGCTGTTCTCGAGGCAGTACTGGCGCGCCACCGTCTTCACTGCAGGTTTTTGGTTCTGCGCGGTCACTCCGTACTTCGCGATCGCGACCTTCGCCGACGAGGTGCTCAACAAATTCGGCTTCGGCGGCGGCTGGGCCGGTGGAGTCGGCCTGTCCGCACTTGCGGTGGCGGGCGTTGTCACCAGCGTACTTCTGATTGACAAGCTCGGCCGCCGAATCCTCACCGTGCCCGGGCAGTGGCTTTGCGCGGGCATCCTGCTGGTCATCGGAGTCTGGGGGAACGCGCCAGCGATCCTCGTGCTCGTCCTGTTTCTCGCCTTCTCCTACTTCAATGCCGGCTACACAACGATGACCCAGGTCTACCCGGCCGAGGTATTCCCCGGCCACCTGCGCGGCGTCGGCACGGGCTTCGCCGCGGCCTTCAGCCGCATTGGAGCCGCACTCGGCACCTTCGCCCTGCCATGGGCGATCGCCAACATCGGCCTGGGCGCAACCATGGTCGTGGCCGCCGCCGTCGCATTACTCGGCGCAGTCCTCTCGCAATGGCTCGCGCCTGAGACGAAGGGGCGCACCCTCGCCGAGATCTCAGCGGACTTCTCCCACTGA